In Azospirillum ramasamyi, the following are encoded in one genomic region:
- a CDS encoding tripartite tricarboxylate transporter TctB family protein, whose translation MTTGRSLRIGEALLGGGLFALGALIAVETMLTPSAGRGVVGPALFPYLIAAGLMLVALSLLREAFAGHIAHDGGLELNLRAVVLIAAGLAAQFLLIEYLGWIPSAALLFVAVARAFGNRRYLLNAVLGLVLAGGTFAVFNYGLDLNLPIGTVGEWFLPAE comes from the coding sequence ATGACCACTGGCCGCAGTTTGCGGATCGGCGAAGCCTTGCTCGGCGGCGGCCTGTTCGCCCTGGGTGCGCTGATCGCCGTCGAGACCATGCTGACCCCGTCCGCCGGCCGCGGCGTGGTCGGCCCCGCCCTGTTCCCCTACCTGATCGCGGCCGGCCTGATGCTGGTCGCCCTGTCGCTGCTGCGCGAGGCCTTCGCCGGGCACATCGCGCATGACGGCGGGCTGGAGCTGAACCTGCGGGCGGTGGTGCTGATCGCGGCCGGGCTGGCCGCACAGTTCCTGCTGATCGAATATCTCGGCTGGATTCCATCGGCCGCCCTGCTGTTCGTCGCGGTGGCCCGCGCCTTCGGCAACCGCCGCTATCTGCTGAACGCCGTGCTCGGGCTGGTGCTCGCCGGCGGCACCTTCGCGGTCTTCAACTACGGCCTCGACCTGAACCTGCCGATCGGCACCGTCGGCGAGTGGTTCCTGCCGGCCGAATAA
- the kynA gene encoding tryptophan 2,3-dioxygenase gives MSKKPYDPADEGAQMAFDGRMSYGDYLQLDRILGAQIPRSTAHDEMLFIIQHQTSELWMRLAVYEIRAAREAIREDRLSPAFKMLARVARIFEQLNSAWDVLRTMTPSEYTRFRDDLGQSSGFQSYQYREIEFLLGNRNPAMLRPHAHRPEIHAMLEQELSRPSLYDEALRLLARNGIPVPAEVLERDVSHTHQSNDGVTEAWRVIYQSPEAHWPLYELAEKLVDFEDYFRRWRFNHVTTVERVIGFKRGTGGTGGVSYLRNMLAVELFPELWRVRTVL, from the coding sequence ATGAGCAAGAAGCCTTACGATCCGGCGGACGAGGGCGCCCAGATGGCCTTCGACGGGCGGATGTCCTATGGCGACTATCTGCAGCTCGACCGCATATTGGGCGCGCAGATCCCGCGCTCCACCGCCCATGACGAGATGCTGTTCATCATCCAGCACCAGACGTCGGAGCTATGGATGCGGCTGGCGGTCTACGAGATCCGCGCCGCGCGCGAGGCGATCCGCGAGGACCGGCTGTCGCCCGCCTTCAAGATGCTGGCCCGCGTCGCCCGCATCTTCGAGCAGCTGAACTCCGCCTGGGACGTGCTGCGGACGATGACGCCCAGCGAGTACACCCGCTTCCGCGACGATCTCGGCCAGTCCTCCGGCTTCCAGTCGTATCAGTATCGCGAGATCGAGTTCCTGCTGGGCAACCGCAACCCGGCGATGCTGCGCCCCCATGCCCACCGGCCCGAAATCCATGCCATGCTGGAGCAGGAGCTGTCCCGCCCCAGCCTGTATGACGAGGCGTTGCGCCTGCTGGCCCGCAACGGCATCCCGGTTCCGGCGGAGGTTCTGGAGCGCGACGTCTCGCACACCCACCAGTCCAACGACGGCGTGACGGAGGCATGGCGGGTCATCTACCAGTCCCCCGAAGCGCATTGGCCGCTCTACGAGCTTGCCGAGAAGCTGGTGGACTTCGAGGATTACTTCCGCCGCTGGCGCTTCAACCATGTGACGACGGTGGAACGGGTGATCGGCTTCAAGCGCGGCACCGGCGGCACCGGCGGGGTGTCCTATCTGCGCAACATGCTGGCGGTCGAGCTCTTTCCGGAACTCTGGCGCGTGAGGACGGTGCTGTGA
- the kynU gene encoding kynureninase encodes MTDFQATRARFRIPDGVIYLDGNSLGPLPVAAEERVARTLTAEWGGQLIRGWNSAGWMVQPRVVGDRIARLIGAPAGSVVVGDTLSIKVYQALAAALAMRPDRRVILSDSGNFPTDLYMAEGLIETLGRGHVLKVVAPEEVERAIGEDVAVLMLTEVDYRTGRLHDMAALTSKAHAAGVVTVWDLAHSAGALPVDLAGSGADFAVGCTYKYLNGGPGAPAFIYVAPGHAQTARPALSGWMGHEAPFAFDPSYRPGEGVERMRVGTPPVIALAALDAALDVWDGVDMADVRRTSIALCDLFIELVEAQCPALELASPRDGTRRGSQVSFRHPHGYAVMQALIDRGVIGDFRAPDILRFGLTPLYIGEAEVRGAVAVLRQVMDGGLWDRPDYHRKAAVT; translated from the coding sequence ATGACGGATTTCCAAGCGACCCGCGCCCGCTTCCGCATTCCCGACGGCGTGATCTACCTGGATGGCAACTCGCTGGGACCGCTGCCGGTCGCCGCGGAGGAGCGGGTTGCCCGCACCCTGACTGCGGAATGGGGCGGCCAGTTGATCCGCGGCTGGAACAGCGCAGGCTGGATGGTGCAGCCGCGCGTCGTCGGCGACCGCATCGCCCGGCTGATCGGCGCGCCGGCCGGCAGCGTCGTGGTGGGCGACACCCTGTCGATCAAGGTCTATCAGGCGCTGGCCGCGGCTCTGGCGATGCGGCCGGATCGCCGGGTCATCCTGTCCGACAGCGGCAATTTCCCGACCGACCTCTATATGGCGGAGGGACTGATCGAGACGCTGGGCCGCGGCCATGTCCTGAAGGTGGTGGCGCCGGAGGAGGTGGAGAGGGCGATCGGCGAGGATGTCGCCGTGCTGATGCTGACCGAGGTCGATTACCGCACCGGCCGCCTGCACGACATGGCGGCGCTGACCTCCAAGGCCCATGCGGCGGGGGTGGTGACGGTGTGGGATCTCGCCCATTCCGCCGGGGCGCTGCCGGTCGATCTGGCCGGATCGGGAGCGGACTTCGCGGTCGGCTGCACCTACAAATACCTGAATGGTGGGCCGGGCGCGCCGGCCTTCATCTATGTCGCGCCGGGCCATGCGCAGACGGCGCGTCCGGCCCTGTCCGGCTGGATGGGGCATGAGGCGCCCTTCGCCTTCGACCCGTCCTACCGCCCCGGCGAGGGGGTGGAGCGGATGCGCGTCGGCACCCCGCCGGTGATCGCGCTGGCCGCGCTCGACGCCGCGCTCGACGTGTGGGACGGCGTCGATATGGCGGATGTCCGCCGAACCTCCATCGCGCTCTGCGACCTGTTCATCGAACTGGTGGAGGCGCAGTGCCCGGCGCTGGAACTCGCGTCGCCGCGCGACGGCACGCGGCGCGGCAGCCAGGTGTCCTTCCGCCATCCCCATGGTTACGCCGTCATGCAGGCGCTGATCGACCGCGGCGTGATCGGGGATTTCCGCGCGCCCGACATCCTGCGTTTCGGCTTGACCCCGCTCTATATCGGCGAGGCGGAGGTGCGTGGCGCCGTCGCCGTGTTGAGACAGGTGATGGACGGCGGGCTTTGGGACCGGCCCGACTACCACAGGAAGGCGGCGGTGACATGA
- a CDS encoding putative quinol monooxygenase — MTVPPSDQVQLVAYLVAKPGQEQALADAITAIVPAVLKEPGCLAYSAHVSRERPGTIVMYEVWQDQAALDAHAAGAAFTGLAAQFDTLLGEPLRIDLLRRIG; from the coding sequence ATGACCGTTCCGCCCAGCGATCAGGTGCAGCTCGTCGCCTATCTCGTCGCCAAGCCCGGACAGGAGCAGGCGCTGGCCGATGCAATCACCGCCATCGTCCCGGCCGTCCTGAAGGAGCCGGGCTGCCTCGCCTATTCCGCCCATGTCAGCCGCGAGCGGCCCGGCACCATCGTGATGTACGAGGTTTGGCAGGATCAGGCGGCACTCGACGCCCATGCGGCCGGTGCCGCCTTCACCGGCCTCGCCGCACAATTCGACACGCTGCTGGGCGAGCCGCTGCGGATCGACCTGCTGCGCCGCATCGGCTGA
- a CDS encoding helix-turn-helix domain-containing protein produces the protein MTSVYEIAPLEEEACRRFSGTATSTHLGPLIVGTMDVDALAYHRTAAKIRSDHMDHFIIRLDRSGAAGNASDEILIKDMGQPLALPPMRLDGACIIVPRDIMTAMLPQADALHGTRLGGIMGRLLADHMRSLAQAVPAATVEEAPQIVRLIRDMVTACLAPSHDALAQARPQVAATLIMQARRYIDANLTNPDLSPDRLCIALGLSRSSLYTLFEPRHGVNRYIQERRLQRVREHLCDPGERRRIGEIAFAYGFTSEAHFSRAFRRAFGCSPSEMRAGATAGPEKDAAPTGAAGTIGGEFPDWLRRLRA, from the coding sequence ATGACGTCGGTCTACGAGATCGCCCCGCTCGAAGAGGAAGCCTGCCGGCGGTTCAGCGGCACGGCCACCAGCACCCATCTGGGGCCGCTGATCGTCGGCACCATGGATGTCGACGCGCTGGCCTACCACCGGACGGCGGCGAAGATCCGGTCGGACCACATGGACCATTTCATCATCCGCCTCGACCGGTCCGGCGCCGCCGGGAACGCATCGGATGAAATCCTGATCAAGGACATGGGCCAGCCGCTGGCATTGCCGCCGATGCGGCTGGACGGCGCCTGCATCATCGTTCCCCGCGACATCATGACCGCCATGCTGCCGCAGGCGGACGCGCTGCACGGGACGCGGCTCGGCGGCATCATGGGGCGGCTGCTGGCCGACCACATGCGGTCGCTGGCCCAGGCGGTGCCCGCGGCGACGGTGGAGGAGGCGCCGCAGATCGTGCGCCTCATCCGCGACATGGTCACGGCCTGTCTGGCGCCAAGCCACGACGCGCTGGCGCAGGCGAGGCCGCAGGTCGCCGCCACCCTGATCATGCAGGCGCGGCGCTACATCGACGCCAACCTGACGAACCCGGACCTGTCGCCCGACCGGCTGTGCATTGCCCTCGGCCTGTCGCGCTCGTCGCTTTATACGCTGTTCGAGCCCCGCCACGGCGTCAACCGCTACATCCAGGAGCGCCGGCTGCAGCGCGTGCGCGAGCATCTGTGCGATCCCGGCGAGCGGCGGCGCATCGGGGAGATCGCCTTCGCCTACGGCTTTACCAGCGAGGCGCATTTCAGCCGGGCCTTCCGTCGCGCCTTCGGCTGCTCGCCGTCGGAAATGCGTGCCGGGGCAACGGCCGGGCCGGAGAAGGATGCCGCCCCGACCGGTGCGGCGGGCACCATCGGCGGCGAGTTTCCGGACTGGCTGCGCCGGCTCCGCGCCTGA
- a CDS encoding extracellular catalytic domain type 1 short-chain-length polyhydroxyalkanoate depolymerase: MPNSRPTGFLPGMDEVARLTRAGRLAEATGLVQRLLRGAGEPGPKASPDPTVLEGEFTRLDPPSPAGKEPGHRPGHAARTGLGETLRGLAARLRPTGLHGAGTGAPRPPADPLPDGASFVTASYSGASGTRAYKLYVPANRGEGPRPLVVMLHGCTQSPEDFAAGTRMNAFAEQHGLFVAYPEQPASANPQRCWNWFKPEDQRRDRGEPDLLAGITRRIMREHPIDPGRVYIAGLSAGGAAAAIMAAAYPDLYAAAGVHSGLPAGAAGDLPSALAAMRQGGRAAPNRGGTGRKVPFIIFHGDRDTVVNPQNGDQVAAQATAAVSGLRTETQHGEAPGRHAYSRTLYTDAAGWALCEHWTIHGAGHAWAGGSPAGSYTDPQGPDATAEMMRFFLEHPMPAMPG, from the coding sequence ATGCCCAATTCACGCCCCACCGGCTTCCTGCCCGGCATGGACGAGGTCGCCCGCCTGACCCGCGCCGGCCGGCTTGCCGAGGCGACCGGCCTCGTCCAGCGTCTGCTGCGGGGGGCGGGCGAACCCGGTCCCAAAGCTTCTCCCGATCCGACCGTTCTGGAGGGCGAGTTCACGCGGCTCGATCCCCCATCACCTGCCGGCAAGGAGCCGGGACACCGGCCCGGACATGCGGCGAGAACCGGCCTGGGCGAGACCCTGCGCGGCCTTGCCGCCCGCCTGCGGCCGACCGGGCTGCACGGTGCGGGGACGGGCGCCCCCCGCCCGCCCGCCGACCCTCTGCCGGACGGCGCGTCCTTCGTGACGGCGTCCTACAGCGGGGCATCGGGGACCCGCGCCTACAAGCTCTATGTGCCGGCCAACCGTGGCGAGGGGCCGCGCCCGCTGGTGGTGATGCTGCATGGCTGCACCCAGTCGCCCGAGGATTTCGCCGCCGGAACCCGGATGAACGCCTTCGCCGAGCAGCATGGCCTGTTCGTCGCCTACCCGGAACAGCCGGCGTCGGCCAATCCCCAGCGCTGCTGGAACTGGTTCAAGCCGGAAGACCAGCGCCGCGACCGTGGGGAGCCCGACCTGCTGGCCGGCATCACCCGCCGGATCATGCGCGAGCATCCCATCGACCCCGGTCGCGTCTACATCGCCGGACTGTCCGCCGGCGGCGCCGCGGCGGCGATCATGGCGGCGGCCTATCCCGATCTCTATGCCGCGGCCGGCGTGCATTCCGGCCTGCCTGCCGGTGCCGCCGGCGATCTCCCTTCCGCGCTTGCCGCCATGCGCCAGGGCGGCCGGGCGGCTCCCAACCGTGGGGGGACCGGACGCAAGGTGCCTTTCATCATCTTCCACGGCGACCGGGACACGGTGGTGAATCCGCAGAACGGCGATCAGGTCGCGGCCCAGGCGACCGCCGCCGTCTCCGGCCTGCGCACTGAAACGCAGCACGGCGAGGCCCCCGGCCGGCACGCCTACAGCCGGACCCTCTACACCGATGCCGCCGGCTGGGCGCTGTGCGAGCATTGGACCATCCATGGCGCCGGGCATGCCTGGGCGGGCGGAAGCCCTGCCGGATCCTACACCGACCCGCAGGGGCCGGACGCCACGGCCGAGATGATGCGCTTCTTCCTTGAGCATCCCATGCCGGCGATGCCGGGCTGA
- a CDS encoding Bug family tripartite tricarboxylate transporter substrate binding protein, which yields MKFGISARLAFAAAVAVGTASFSVPAQVKAAELKSVEIIAPANAGGGYDQHARAMQQVMQNHKLASGVQVVNIPGAGGTIGLSQFVTAKKRNPGMMISGLGMIGAILINKSPVTLDQVTPLGRLTGEYQPIVVAADSPIRTLDDLIRKFKDDPGSVSWGGFAVGSPDHILYGLIVKAVGGDVGKMNYIAAGAGGEMMASILGGHITVATGGYNEMASQLQAGKLRALAISAPQRVPGIDIPTFKEQGVDVELVNWRAVMAPGNLKADELKAMNEAVGAMTRTDEWKQIAKERGWIDLYLPSDSFAAFLKEERSRIGAVMTELGLVR from the coding sequence ATGAAATTCGGCATTTCCGCCAGGCTGGCATTCGCCGCGGCCGTGGCGGTCGGCACCGCGTCCTTCAGCGTCCCGGCCCAGGTCAAAGCGGCCGAACTGAAGTCGGTGGAGATCATCGCCCCGGCCAATGCCGGTGGCGGCTACGACCAGCATGCCCGCGCGATGCAGCAGGTGATGCAGAACCACAAGCTGGCGTCCGGCGTCCAGGTGGTCAACATCCCCGGCGCCGGCGGCACCATCGGGCTCAGCCAGTTCGTCACGGCGAAGAAGCGCAATCCCGGCATGATGATCAGCGGCCTCGGCATGATCGGCGCGATCCTGATCAACAAGTCGCCGGTGACGCTGGATCAGGTGACGCCGCTGGGCCGGCTGACCGGCGAATACCAGCCGATCGTCGTCGCGGCGGATTCGCCGATCAGGACGCTCGACGACCTGATCCGCAAATTCAAGGACGATCCCGGGTCTGTGTCCTGGGGCGGCTTCGCCGTCGGCAGCCCCGACCACATCCTCTACGGCCTGATCGTCAAGGCGGTGGGCGGCGACGTCGGCAAGATGAACTACATCGCGGCCGGGGCCGGCGGCGAGATGATGGCGTCGATCCTGGGCGGCCACATCACCGTCGCCACCGGCGGCTACAACGAGATGGCCTCGCAGCTCCAGGCCGGAAAGCTGCGGGCGCTCGCCATCTCCGCCCCGCAGCGCGTCCCCGGCATCGACATCCCGACCTTCAAGGAACAGGGCGTAGACGTGGAGCTGGTGAACTGGCGCGCCGTGATGGCGCCGGGGAACCTGAAGGCCGACGAGCTGAAGGCGATGAACGAGGCGGTCGGCGCGATGACCAGGACCGACGAATGGAAGCAGATCGCCAAGGAGCGCGGCTGGATCGACCTCTACCTGCCGTCCGACAGCTTCGCCGCCTTCCTCAAGGAGGAGCGCAGCCGGATCGGAGCCGTGATGACCGAGCTCGGCCTCGTCAGGTAA
- a CDS encoding CopG family transcriptional regulator: MSDTGRDLRPKAGDSEKITINLGYVDLGNIDLLVEEGFYSNRTDFIRTAIRNQVDRHADVIRQTVTRKSVDLGLRHFSRADLEAVQAEGRMLHIRVLGLATIAPDVSADLARATIASLTVLGALHAPAAVKAALADRIH, encoded by the coding sequence ATGAGCGACACGGGGCGTGACCTGCGGCCCAAGGCAGGCGACAGCGAGAAGATCACGATCAATCTCGGCTATGTCGACCTGGGCAATATCGATCTGCTGGTGGAGGAGGGGTTCTATTCGAACCGCACCGACTTCATCCGCACGGCCATCCGCAATCAGGTCGACCGGCACGCCGACGTGATCCGCCAGACGGTGACGCGCAAAAGCGTCGACCTCGGCCTGCGCCATTTCAGCCGTGCCGACCTGGAGGCGGTGCAGGCCGAAGGGCGGATGCTGCACATCCGCGTCCTCGGTCTCGCCACCATCGCCCCGGATGTTTCCGCCGACCTCGCCCGCGCCACCATCGCTTCGCTGACCGTGCTGGGAGCGCTGCATGCGCCGGCCGCGGTCAAGGCGGCGCTCGCCGACCGCATTCACTGA
- a CDS encoding LysR substrate-binding domain-containing protein, translating into MAGRLPLTQLRAFEAACRLGSFAAAAQEMAVTPSAVSHAIRELERMLGAVLFQRSPRKIEPTPEGRTLYQHVTRGFEQLQRGLQEITTAGPARIRVHCAPSFAAQWLSPRLGRFLGLFPAVELKLSASPDYPLFPSEEYDLSIVYGEPRQSDVVAIPLGEETVCPLCAPHIASRVTAIDDLLSVPLVRSDHNRVTWPLWFDANSSIAATPAGPRFDRSFMAIAAAVNGVGVVLESTRLAERELQSGQLVAPLEGRSKSLRHVAHWMVWPKGAERKHAFRCFATWLVEELGVPKIDFGNSSAGYRPPPG; encoded by the coding sequence ATGGCCGGCCGTCTTCCCCTGACCCAGCTTCGCGCCTTCGAGGCGGCCTGCCGCCTGGGCAGCTTTGCCGCGGCGGCGCAGGAAATGGCGGTCACCCCCTCCGCGGTCAGCCACGCGATCCGGGAACTGGAGCGCATGCTGGGAGCCGTGCTGTTCCAGCGGTCACCGCGAAAGATCGAACCGACGCCGGAAGGACGGACGCTCTACCAGCACGTCACGCGCGGTTTCGAGCAGCTGCAACGCGGCCTGCAGGAGATCACGACCGCCGGGCCGGCGCGGATCAGGGTGCATTGCGCGCCGTCCTTCGCAGCGCAATGGCTGTCGCCGCGGCTCGGCCGCTTTCTGGGACTTTTCCCGGCGGTGGAGCTGAAGCTGTCGGCCAGCCCGGACTATCCCCTGTTCCCGTCAGAGGAATACGACCTCTCCATCGTCTATGGGGAGCCGCGCCAGTCCGATGTTGTTGCGATCCCGCTGGGCGAGGAGACGGTCTGCCCGCTCTGCGCGCCGCACATCGCGTCGCGCGTCACCGCCATCGACGATCTCCTGTCGGTCCCGCTCGTCCGCAGCGACCACAACCGTGTGACCTGGCCGCTGTGGTTCGACGCCAATTCCTCCATAGCCGCCACCCCGGCCGGCCCCCGCTTCGACCGCAGCTTCATGGCGATCGCCGCAGCGGTGAATGGGGTCGGCGTCGTGCTGGAATCAACCCGTCTGGCGGAACGCGAACTGCAGTCCGGCCAGCTGGTGGCCCCATTGGAGGGGCGCTCGAAAAGCCTGCGGCATGTCGCGCATTGGATGGTCTGGCCGAAGGGAGCCGAGCGGAAACACGCCTTCCGCTGCTTCGCGACGTGGCTTGTCGAGGAGTTGGGCGTTCCGAAGATCGATTTCGGCAATTCGAGCGCGGGCTACCGCCCGCCGCCGGGGTGA
- a CDS encoding Bug family tripartite tricarboxylate transporter substrate binding protein, which produces MGSRHATLFKGLFTAAALIAGTVTSTPSLAELKGLEIIAPASPGGGWDQHARTLQQVLQNQKLASGIQVANIPGAGGTIGLAQFVTARKRNPAILVGGQIMLGAIVTNKSAVTLDQVAPLARLTGEYTAIVVPADSPIKSFGDLLQKFKADPGSVSWGGGSAGGSDQILAGLIAKAAGVDPAKVNYVATAGGGELLASALGGHVTLGMGGYNEFAPQFQAGKLRAIAVSAPQRLPNTDTPTLKEQGVDLEFVNWRGIFAQANAKPAEMKELQEAVAKAVASPEWQEILKQRGWIDQYQPSDQFAAFLKEDRARIEGTLKDIGVTK; this is translated from the coding sequence ATGGGCAGCCGTCACGCCACCCTCTTCAAGGGCCTGTTCACCGCCGCCGCGCTGATCGCCGGCACCGTCACCTCCACCCCCTCGCTGGCCGAGTTGAAGGGGTTGGAGATCATCGCCCCCGCCAGCCCCGGCGGCGGTTGGGACCAGCATGCGCGCACGCTGCAGCAGGTGCTGCAGAACCAGAAGCTGGCCTCCGGCATCCAGGTCGCCAACATCCCCGGCGCCGGCGGCACCATCGGGCTGGCGCAGTTCGTCACCGCCAGGAAGCGCAACCCCGCCATTCTCGTCGGCGGCCAGATCATGCTCGGCGCCATCGTCACCAACAAGTCGGCGGTCACGCTGGATCAGGTGGCGCCGCTTGCCCGGCTGACCGGCGAATACACCGCCATCGTCGTGCCGGCCGACTCGCCGATCAAGTCCTTCGGCGACCTGCTGCAGAAGTTCAAGGCCGACCCCGGTTCGGTGTCCTGGGGCGGCGGATCGGCCGGCGGCAGCGACCAGATCCTCGCCGGGCTGATCGCCAAGGCGGCCGGCGTCGACCCGGCCAAGGTCAACTATGTCGCCACCGCCGGCGGCGGCGAGTTGCTGGCCTCGGCGCTGGGCGGCCATGTGACGCTGGGCATGGGCGGCTACAACGAATTCGCGCCGCAGTTCCAGGCCGGAAAGCTGCGCGCCATCGCCGTCTCCGCGCCGCAGCGCCTCCCCAACACCGACACCCCGACCCTGAAGGAACAGGGCGTCGACCTGGAATTCGTCAACTGGCGCGGCATCTTCGCCCAGGCCAACGCCAAGCCGGCCGAGATGAAGGAGCTTCAGGAGGCGGTGGCCAAGGCGGTCGCCAGCCCCGAGTGGCAGGAGATCCTGAAGCAGCGCGGCTGGATCGACCAGTACCAGCCCTCCGACCAGTTCGCCGCCTTCCTGAAGGAAGACCGCGCCCGCATCGAAGGGACGCTGAAGGACATCGGCGTGACCAAGTAA
- a CDS encoding alpha/beta hydrolase — protein MSGLQAITDWDDAYSNGAYIPGGDDYPARWAEQAAAFRAELAAVGRVDLDQPYGEGARERYDLFRPGGAAQGTAKGTAKGTVVFVHGGYWMAFDKGRWSHLAAGALAHGWAVAMPSYTLCPESRVAGITRQVARAVEAIAQAQPGPLRLTGHSAGGHLVSRLACADAPLPPEVRGRVEHVVSISGLHDLRPLLNTRMNATLNLDEAEAVAESPALLRPRPGTRITCWAGAAERPEFIRQTELLANIWHGLGAATELRLAGGRHHFDVIDDLADPHSDLLAALLGS, from the coding sequence GTGAGCGGGTTGCAGGCGATCACCGATTGGGACGACGCCTACAGCAACGGCGCCTATATCCCCGGCGGCGATGACTATCCGGCGCGCTGGGCGGAGCAGGCTGCGGCCTTCCGGGCCGAACTGGCGGCGGTTGGGCGCGTCGATCTCGACCAACCTTACGGCGAGGGCGCGCGGGAGCGTTACGACCTGTTCCGCCCCGGCGGTGCGGCCCAGGGAACTGCCAAGGGAACTGCCAAGGGAACTGTCGTGTTCGTCCATGGCGGCTATTGGATGGCCTTCGACAAGGGGCGCTGGTCCCATCTTGCGGCCGGCGCGCTCGCCCATGGCTGGGCGGTCGCGATGCCCAGCTACACGCTCTGTCCCGAAAGCCGTGTCGCCGGCATCACCCGGCAGGTCGCGCGTGCGGTGGAAGCCATCGCGCAGGCCCAGCCGGGACCGTTGCGCCTGACCGGCCATTCCGCCGGCGGCCATCTGGTCAGCCGCCTTGCCTGTGCCGACGCGCCATTGCCGCCGGAGGTGCGGGGGCGGGTGGAGCATGTCGTTTCCATCAGCGGCCTGCACGACCTGCGGCCGCTGCTGAACACCCGCATGAACGCCACGTTGAATCTGGACGAGGCGGAGGCCGTTGCGGAAAGTCCGGCCCTTCTGCGCCCGCGGCCCGGCACCCGCATCACCTGCTGGGCGGGGGCGGCCGAACGGCCGGAGTTCATCCGGCAGACCGAACTGCTCGCCAACATCTGGCACGGGCTGGGGGCGGCGACCGAACTGCGGCTGGCCGGCGGGCGGCATCACTTCGATGTCATCGACGATCTTGCGGATCCGCACTCCGATCTGCTGGCGGCTCTGCTTGGGTCTTGA